A region from the Curtobacterium sp. MCBA15_012 genome encodes:
- the glgA gene encoding glycogen synthase, protein MRVDLLTREYPPEVYGGAGVHVAELTAALRSGTETDVRVRAFGAFRDEPDVWAYRTPAGLENANGALQALGTDVAIAADVAGADIVHSHTWYANAAGRIAQLTHGIPHVVSAHSLEPLRPWKAEQLGGGYRLSSWMEREAFENADGVIAVSKAMRADILRSYPSIDPAKVRVVYNGIDIDAWKPTVDEDAVRALGIDPGKRSVVFVGRITRQKGLPYLLRAVASLPEDVQVVLCAGAPDTPEIMAEVTELVESLRTEREGVVWIDRMLSHQEIVNVLSSGTVFVCPSIYEPLGIVNLEAMACGIPVVGTRTGGIPEVVADGLTGRIVPIDQAQDGTGTPNDPDRFVADLAATLEEVLADEGLAKLMGRAGRLRVETEFTWDAIARRTRQVYDEVLAQKP, encoded by the coding sequence GTGCGAGTCGATCTGCTGACCAGGGAGTATCCGCCGGAGGTCTACGGCGGAGCGGGTGTCCACGTTGCCGAACTCACCGCTGCGTTGCGGTCGGGGACGGAGACGGACGTCCGTGTCCGGGCCTTCGGGGCCTTCCGTGACGAACCCGACGTGTGGGCGTACCGCACGCCCGCCGGTCTGGAGAACGCGAACGGCGCGCTCCAGGCCCTCGGCACCGACGTGGCCATCGCGGCCGACGTCGCGGGCGCCGACATCGTGCACTCGCACACCTGGTACGCGAACGCCGCGGGCCGCATCGCCCAGCTGACGCACGGCATCCCGCACGTCGTCTCGGCGCACAGCCTCGAGCCGCTGCGCCCCTGGAAGGCCGAGCAGCTCGGCGGCGGGTACCGCCTGTCCAGCTGGATGGAGCGCGAGGCGTTCGAGAACGCCGACGGGGTCATCGCGGTGTCGAAGGCCATGCGCGCCGACATCCTCCGCTCGTACCCGTCGATCGACCCGGCGAAGGTCCGCGTCGTCTACAACGGGATCGACATCGACGCGTGGAAGCCCACCGTCGACGAGGACGCCGTCCGCGCGCTCGGCATCGACCCCGGCAAGCGCAGCGTCGTCTTCGTCGGGCGCATCACCCGCCAGAAGGGCCTGCCCTACCTGCTCCGCGCGGTCGCGTCGCTCCCCGAGGACGTCCAGGTCGTGCTCTGCGCGGGCGCGCCCGACACCCCCGAGATCATGGCCGAGGTCACCGAGCTCGTCGAGTCCCTCCGGACCGAGCGCGAGGGCGTCGTCTGGATCGACCGGATGCTGTCGCACCAGGAGATCGTCAACGTCCTGTCCTCCGGCACGGTCTTCGTCTGCCCCTCGATCTACGAGCCCCTCGGCATCGTCAACCTCGAGGCCATGGCGTGCGGCATCCCCGTCGTCGGCACGCGGACCGGCGGCATCCCCGAGGTCGTCGCCGACGGCCTGACCGGCCGGATCGTGCCGATCGACCAGGCGCAGGACGGTACCGGGACGCCGAACGACCCCGACCGGTTCGTCGCCGACCTGGCCGCGACGCTCGAGGAGGTGCTCGCCGACGAGGGCCTCGCGAAGCTCATGGGACGCGCGGGCCGCCTGCGCGTCGAGACCGAGTTCACGTGGGACGCGATCGCCCGCCGGACACGGCAGGTCTACGACGAGGTGCTCGCACAGAAGCCGTAG
- the glgC gene encoding glucose-1-phosphate adenylyltransferase: MAPKKVFGIVLAGGEGKRLMPLTADRAKPAVPFGGNFRLIDFALSNLVNSGLQKIVVLTQYKSHSLDRHVAETWRMEGLLGSYVASVPAQQRLGKRWFAGSADAILQSLNLLRDERPDIVVVVGADHVYRMDFHQMIEAHIASGRSATVAAIRQPIGLADQFGVIQVDEEDPTRIDAFLEKPKDAVGLADSPDEILASMGNYVFNADALVDAVLRDGQIETSKHDMGGDIVPDFVARGDAGVYDLKGNDVPGSNERDRYYWRDVGTIDSFFDAHMDLIAPVPVFNLYNQDWPIFNQQTNLPPAKFVRDANGNTGSTVDSIVSLGCLLSGAQVERSVIGPWCGIDSGAKVLDSIVFERASIGAGAVVNRAILDKDVVIAPGARVGVDRETDEARGFTVTESGITVVGKGVRVEA; encoded by the coding sequence ATGGCACCAAAGAAGGTATTCGGCATCGTCCTCGCCGGTGGCGAGGGCAAGCGGCTCATGCCGCTCACAGCCGACCGCGCGAAGCCCGCAGTCCCGTTCGGCGGCAACTTCCGCCTCATCGACTTCGCGCTCTCCAACCTGGTCAACTCCGGGCTGCAGAAGATCGTGGTCCTGACGCAGTACAAGTCGCACAGCCTCGACCGCCACGTCGCCGAGACCTGGCGCATGGAGGGGCTCCTCGGGTCCTACGTCGCGTCGGTGCCCGCGCAGCAGCGACTCGGCAAGCGCTGGTTCGCCGGCTCGGCCGACGCGATCCTGCAGTCGCTCAACCTGCTCCGTGACGAACGCCCCGACATCGTCGTCGTGGTCGGTGCCGACCACGTCTACCGCATGGACTTCCACCAGATGATCGAGGCCCACATCGCCTCCGGCCGCAGTGCCACGGTCGCGGCGATCCGTCAGCCGATCGGTCTCGCCGACCAGTTCGGCGTCATCCAGGTGGACGAGGAGGACCCGACCAGGATCGACGCGTTCCTCGAGAAGCCGAAGGACGCCGTCGGCCTGGCCGACTCCCCCGACGAGATCCTCGCGTCGATGGGCAACTACGTCTTCAACGCCGACGCGCTCGTCGACGCCGTGCTCCGCGACGGGCAGATCGAGACGAGCAAGCACGACATGGGCGGCGACATCGTCCCCGACTTCGTGGCCCGTGGCGACGCCGGCGTCTACGACCTCAAGGGCAACGACGTGCCGGGGTCGAACGAGCGCGACCGGTACTACTGGCGCGACGTGGGGACGATCGACTCGTTCTTCGACGCCCACATGGACCTCATCGCGCCGGTGCCGGTGTTCAACCTGTACAACCAGGACTGGCCGATCTTCAACCAGCAGACGAACCTGCCCCCGGCAAAGTTCGTGCGCGACGCAAACGGCAACACCGGCTCGACCGTCGACTCGATCGTGTCGCTCGGCTGCCTGCTGTCCGGCGCGCAGGTCGAGCGCAGCGTGATCGGTCCGTGGTGCGGGATCGACTCCGGCGCGAAGGTCCTCGACTCGATCGTGTTCGAGCGGGCCTCGATCGGTGCCGGCGCCGTCGTGAACCGCGCCATCCTCGACAAGGACGTCGTGATCGCCCCCGGCGCCCGGGTCGGCGTCGACCGCGAGACCGACGAGGCCCGCGGCTTCACGGTCACCGAGTCCGGCATCACGGTCGTCGGCAAGGGCGTCCGCGTGGAGGCCTAG
- the serB gene encoding phosphoserine phosphatase SerB yields MPRFLVVLDADSTLLEDEVIELLADHAGTRPQVQAVTERAMRGELDFAASLRERVATLAGLPAEVCTRAQQAVRVTRGADDLVRGVHAAGGTVGVVSGGFHEVLDPFAARLGLDHCRANRLEVVDGVLTGRVSGAVVDAAAKAETLRAWADKDGVPMTRTVAVGDGANDLVMLGVAALGVAFDAKPLVRERADVAVVDRDLSAVLATLGLRG; encoded by the coding sequence GTGCCCCGCTTCCTCGTCGTCCTCGATGCCGACTCCACGCTGCTCGAGGACGAGGTCATCGAACTGCTCGCCGACCACGCCGGGACCCGGCCACAGGTGCAGGCGGTGACGGAGCGCGCCATGCGCGGCGAACTCGACTTCGCCGCGAGCCTGCGGGAGCGGGTCGCGACCCTGGCGGGCCTCCCGGCCGAGGTGTGCACCCGCGCGCAGCAGGCGGTCCGCGTCACGCGGGGTGCGGACGACCTGGTCCGCGGCGTGCACGCCGCCGGCGGGACCGTCGGTGTGGTGTCGGGCGGGTTCCACGAGGTGCTCGACCCGTTCGCGGCGCGCCTCGGGCTCGACCACTGCCGGGCGAACCGGCTCGAGGTCGTCGACGGCGTCCTCACCGGGCGGGTGTCCGGCGCGGTCGTCGACGCCGCGGCGAAGGCCGAGACCCTGCGCGCCTGGGCCGACAAGGACGGCGTGCCCATGACGCGGACGGTCGCGGTCGGGGACGGGGCGAACGACCTCGTGATGCTCGGCGTCGCGGCGCTCGGGGTGGCGTTCGACGCGAAGCCGCTCGTGCGCGAGCGGGCGGACGTGGCGGTCGTCGACCGAGACCTGTCCGCGGTGCTCGCGACCCTCGGGCTGCGCGGCTAG
- the fabG gene encoding 3-oxoacyl-ACP reductase FabG has translation MSTPRTVLITGGNRGIGHALAERFVAAGHRVAVTSRSGQGGPEGALTVAADITDSASVDAAFSQVEAELGPIEVLVANAGITNDQLLLRMSEEDFTSVVDTNLTGTFRVVKRATKGMMKAKFGRIVLMSSVVGAYGQVGQVNYASSKAALVGMARSITRELGSRGITANVVAPGFIQTDMTAALPEELQAEFKKQIPAARYGTVDDVAEATLFLAGDGAGYVSGAVIPVDGGLGMGH, from the coding sequence ATGAGCACCCCCCGTACCGTCCTCATCACCGGCGGCAACCGCGGCATCGGCCACGCCCTCGCGGAGCGCTTCGTCGCCGCCGGGCACCGCGTCGCTGTGACCTCCCGCAGCGGCCAGGGCGGCCCCGAGGGCGCGCTCACGGTCGCCGCGGACATCACCGACTCGGCCTCGGTCGACGCCGCGTTCTCGCAGGTCGAGGCGGAGCTCGGGCCGATCGAGGTCCTCGTCGCCAACGCCGGCATCACGAACGACCAGCTGCTGCTCCGCATGTCCGAGGAGGACTTCACGAGCGTCGTCGACACGAACCTCACGGGCACCTTCCGCGTCGTCAAGCGCGCCACGAAGGGCATGATGAAGGCGAAGTTCGGCCGCATCGTCCTGATGTCGAGCGTCGTCGGCGCCTACGGCCAGGTCGGTCAGGTCAACTACGCGTCGTCGAAGGCCGCCCTCGTCGGCATGGCCCGGTCGATCACGCGCGAGCTCGGCTCCCGCGGCATCACCGCGAACGTCGTCGCGCCCGGCTTCATCCAGACCGACATGACCGCCGCGCTGCCCGAGGAGCTGCAGGCCGAGTTCAAGAAGCAGATCCCCGCGGCGCGCTACGGCACCGTGGACGACGTGGCCGAGGCGACGCTGTTCCTCGCCGGCGACGGTGCCGGGTACGTCTCCGGCGCGGTCATCCCGGTCGACGGCGGCCTCGGGATGGGTCACTAG
- a CDS encoding DUF3099 domain-containing protein — translation MKSTQRYQEQRRHDAGRRGARQLQSTNSITSLPDSPEQDRAHRLSRYVWQMGVRVVCFVGAVLIWTTWHTWLAVIPIVLAAVIPWVAVIVANAGNHSESDLVSPAGAIELYDAVDPRLREQQEDARAEAYRAEQERLREQAQHAQEEWQRNGDRSRVWSSKSRAHR, via the coding sequence ATGAAGTCGACGCAGCGGTACCAAGAGCAGCGACGTCACGACGCCGGTCGTCGTGGGGCGCGACAGCTCCAGAGCACGAACAGCATCACGTCCTTGCCGGACTCGCCCGAGCAGGACCGGGCGCACCGCCTGTCCCGCTACGTGTGGCAGATGGGCGTCCGCGTCGTGTGCTTCGTCGGGGCGGTGCTCATCTGGACCACGTGGCACACCTGGCTCGCGGTCATCCCGATCGTCCTCGCCGCCGTGATCCCGTGGGTCGCGGTCATCGTCGCGAACGCCGGCAACCACAGCGAGAGCGACCTCGTGTCCCCGGCCGGTGCGATCGAGCTCTACGACGCGGTCGACCCGCGGCTCCGCGAGCAGCAGGAGGACGCGCGGGCCGAGGCCTACCGTGCCGAGCAGGAACGCCTCCGCGAACAGGCCCAGCACGCGCAGGAAGAATGGCAGCGCAACGGCGACCGCTCCCGCGTCTGGTCCTCCAAGTCCCGAGCGCACCGCTGA
- a CDS encoding SURF1 family protein, whose product MTQGFDPSTRYGRKHAAKIRQQAGGRPPVDPDTTPSSDRDGGPGTGGPTPGWHFVRSRRWLGYFAIAVAFAIICTLFGMWQWDRRNEAVRVNEQIATNYDHTPVPLDQALPRASSWDDDQTWLRVEVTGRYDTDEQLLVRNRVHNGQPGFEVLTPLVTADGRAFVVDRGWVPTGNAQDAPDHVPAPPSGEVTVTARLQQSEPRIPGRTDPKHTDQVQSVTLPDVADKVDVPIWTGAYGQLATERPGPTEARPLGWDRPSADTGLHLSYFIQWFLFAFGGFGFLAYVMVQEYRNLNQDDPEERERALERQRRKDAKPRSDDEVEDALLGAQR is encoded by the coding sequence ATGACCCAGGGGTTCGACCCGAGCACCCGGTACGGGCGCAAGCACGCGGCGAAGATCCGGCAGCAGGCCGGCGGACGACCGCCCGTCGACCCCGACACCACGCCGTCGTCCGACCGCGATGGCGGACCGGGCACCGGCGGCCCCACGCCAGGGTGGCACTTCGTCCGCAGTCGTCGCTGGCTGGGCTACTTCGCGATCGCCGTCGCGTTCGCGATCATCTGCACGCTGTTCGGCATGTGGCAGTGGGACCGCCGGAACGAAGCCGTGCGGGTGAACGAACAGATCGCCACGAACTACGACCACACCCCGGTGCCCCTCGACCAGGCGCTCCCCCGGGCGTCGAGCTGGGACGACGACCAGACCTGGCTGCGGGTCGAGGTCACCGGACGCTACGACACCGACGAGCAGCTGCTCGTCCGGAACCGGGTGCACAACGGCCAACCCGGCTTCGAGGTGCTCACGCCGCTCGTCACCGCCGACGGTCGTGCGTTCGTGGTCGACCGCGGCTGGGTGCCGACCGGCAACGCCCAGGACGCGCCCGACCACGTCCCGGCGCCGCCGTCGGGCGAGGTCACGGTCACCGCACGCCTGCAGCAGAGCGAGCCGCGGATCCCCGGGCGCACCGACCCGAAGCACACCGACCAGGTCCAGTCGGTCACCCTGCCGGACGTCGCGGACAAGGTCGACGTCCCGATCTGGACGGGTGCGTACGGCCAGCTCGCCACCGAGCGCCCCGGGCCCACCGAGGCACGGCCGCTCGGCTGGGACCGCCCCTCGGCCGACACCGGGCTGCACCTCAGCTACTTCATCCAGTGGTTCCTCTTCGCGTTCGGCGGTTTCGGCTTCCTGGCCTACGTGATGGTGCAGGAGTACCGCAACCTCAACCAGGACGACCCCGAGGAGCGGGAGCGCGCGCTCGAACGGCAGCGGCGCAAGGACGCCAAGCCGCGGTCGGACGACGAGGTCGAGGACGCCCTGCTCGGCGCGCAGCGCTGA
- a CDS encoding ABC-F family ATP-binding cassette domain-containing protein, protein MLAVHELEIRVGARLLMEDVSFRVEKGDKIGLVGRNGAGKTTMTKALAGETQPTGGKIERTGEIGYLPQDPRSGNPEDTARKRILDARGLGELVEGIRQATLDMASEDPAVSEKAMRRYSRLDDQFNALGGYAAEAEAASIASNLKLPDRILDQQLKTLSGGQRRRIELARILFSDAETMILDEPTNHLDADSVVWLREHLKTYPGGVIVISHDVELVDEVVNRVFYLDANRQSIDIYNMGWKLYQRQRAADEERRRKERASAEKKAATLKDQAARFGAKASKAAAAHQMVARADKLLAGLEDERVADRVAKLRFPTPVPCGRTPLMAEGLSKSYGSLEIFAGVDLAIDRGSRVVILGFNGAGKTTLLRILAGADQPDTGEIQPGHGLRIGYYAQEHENIDVNRTVIENMVSASTELNETEARRVLGSFLFTGDDGYKKAGVLSGGEKTRLSLAMIVVSGANVLLLDEPTNNLDPASREEILGALAGYEGAVVLVSHDAGAVEALNPERVLLLPDGTEDHWNKDYAELIELA, encoded by the coding sequence GTGCTTGCCGTGCACGAACTCGAGATCCGCGTCGGGGCCCGACTCCTCATGGAGGACGTGTCGTTCCGCGTCGAGAAGGGCGACAAGATCGGTCTGGTCGGGCGCAACGGCGCCGGCAAGACCACGATGACGAAGGCCCTCGCGGGTGAGACGCAGCCGACCGGCGGCAAGATCGAGCGCACCGGGGAGATCGGCTACCTGCCGCAGGACCCGCGCTCCGGCAACCCGGAGGACACGGCACGCAAGCGCATCCTCGACGCCCGTGGTCTCGGCGAGCTGGTCGAGGGCATCCGGCAGGCCACCCTGGACATGGCGAGCGAGGACCCGGCCGTCTCCGAGAAGGCCATGCGTCGGTACAGCCGGCTCGACGACCAGTTCAACGCGCTCGGCGGCTACGCGGCCGAGGCCGAGGCGGCGTCCATCGCGTCGAACCTCAAGCTGCCGGACCGGATCCTCGACCAGCAGCTGAAGACCCTGTCCGGCGGTCAGCGTCGCCGCATCGAGCTCGCCCGGATCCTGTTCTCGGACGCCGAGACGATGATCCTCGACGAGCCGACGAACCACCTCGACGCCGACTCGGTCGTGTGGCTCCGGGAGCACCTCAAGACCTACCCGGGCGGCGTCATCGTGATCTCGCACGACGTCGAACTCGTCGACGAGGTCGTGAACCGCGTCTTCTACCTCGACGCGAACCGGCAGAGCATCGACATCTACAACATGGGCTGGAAGCTGTACCAGCGCCAGCGTGCCGCCGACGAGGAGCGCCGCCGCAAGGAGCGCGCGAGCGCCGAGAAGAAGGCCGCGACCCTCAAGGACCAGGCCGCGCGCTTCGGGGCGAAGGCGTCGAAGGCCGCTGCGGCACACCAGATGGTCGCGCGCGCCGACAAGCTGCTCGCCGGGCTCGAGGACGAGCGCGTCGCCGACCGCGTCGCGAAGCTGCGCTTCCCGACGCCGGTGCCGTGCGGACGCACCCCGCTCATGGCCGAGGGCCTGTCGAAGTCGTACGGGTCGCTCGAGATCTTCGCGGGCGTCGACCTGGCGATCGACCGCGGTTCGCGCGTCGTCATCCTCGGCTTCAACGGTGCCGGCAAGACGACCCTGCTGCGCATCCTCGCGGGCGCCGACCAGCCCGACACGGGGGAGATCCAGCCCGGCCACGGCCTGCGCATCGGCTACTACGCGCAGGAGCACGAGAACATCGACGTGAACCGGACCGTCATCGAGAACATGGTCTCGGCGTCCACCGAGCTCAACGAGACCGAGGCCCGTCGGGTGCTCGGGTCGTTCCTGTTCACGGGTGACGACGGCTACAAGAAGGCCGGCGTCCTGTCCGGCGGCGAGAAGACCCGCCTGTCCCTGGCGATGATCGTGGTCTCCGGCGCGAACGTGCTGCTGCTCGACGAGCCCACCAACAACCTCGACCCGGCGTCGCGCGAGGAGATCCTCGGCGCGCTGGCCGGCTACGAGGGCGCCGTCGTGCTCGTGTCGCACGACGCCGGGGCGGTCGAGGCCCTGAACCCCGAGCGGGTCCTGCTGCTGCCGGACGGCACCGAGGACCACTGGAACAAGGACTACGCCGAGCTCATCGAGCTCGCGTAG
- a CDS encoding biotin transporter BioY, translating into MTNATGFARRAVLADRLRTHGLATNVALVAGGALFTAAMAQVQVPMWPVPITGQTLAVVLVGATLGARRGMLSLLVYAVAGLAGAPFFAEASGGLAALASPSFGYVVGFVPAAGVVGWLARRDWDRKVGRATVAMLLASAIPFVTGLPWLAVVLGELGAPNDLQSVLAAGLYPFVVGGVAKALIAAGLLPLTWKLVGRR; encoded by the coding sequence ATGACGAACGCCACCGGGTTCGCTCGCCGCGCAGTCCTCGCCGACCGTCTTCGGACCCACGGCCTCGCCACGAACGTCGCACTCGTCGCCGGTGGAGCGCTGTTCACCGCCGCCATGGCACAGGTGCAGGTCCCGATGTGGCCCGTGCCGATCACCGGGCAGACGCTCGCGGTCGTCCTCGTCGGCGCCACCCTCGGTGCCCGCCGTGGCATGCTCTCGCTGCTCGTCTACGCGGTCGCCGGGCTCGCCGGTGCGCCGTTCTTCGCCGAGGCCTCCGGCGGCCTCGCAGCGCTGGCCTCGCCGAGCTTCGGGTACGTCGTCGGCTTCGTCCCCGCCGCGGGCGTCGTCGGCTGGCTCGCTCGTCGCGACTGGGACCGCAAGGTCGGCCGCGCCACCGTCGCCATGCTCCTCGCGAGCGCGATCCCCTTCGTCACGGGGCTGCCCTGGCTCGCGGTCGTGCTCGGTGAGCTCGGCGCGCCGAACGACCTGCAGTCGGTGCTCGCCGCCGGCCTCTACCCGTTCGTCGTCGGCGGTGTCGCCAAGGCGCTCATCGCCGCGGGCCTGCTGCCCCTCACGTGGAAGCTGGTCGGCCGCCGCTGA
- a CDS encoding metal-sulfur cluster assembly factor encodes MITALSPEKFDEVVEGLKEVQDPELGVNIVDLGLIYDLAMDDEANALVISMTLTSAGCPLTDVIEGDTANALDGIVDAFRINWVWMPPWGPERITDDGREMMRALGFSI; translated from the coding sequence GTGATCACCGCACTCTCCCCGGAGAAGTTCGACGAGGTCGTCGAGGGCCTCAAGGAGGTCCAGGACCCCGAGCTCGGCGTGAACATCGTCGACCTCGGCCTGATCTACGACCTCGCGATGGACGACGAGGCCAACGCACTCGTCATCAGCATGACGCTGACGAGCGCCGGCTGCCCGCTGACCGACGTCATCGAGGGCGACACGGCCAACGCGCTGGACGGCATCGTCGACGCGTTCCGCATCAACTGGGTGTGGATGCCGCCGTGGGGTCCGGAGCGGATCACCGACGACGGGCGCGAGATGATGCGCGCCCTCGGCTTCTCGATCTAG
- the sufC gene encoding Fe-S cluster assembly ATPase SufC, which produces MSTLEIRDLQVSIDTDQGTKEILKGVDLTINEGEIHAIMGPNGSGKSTLAYTIAGHPRYHVVGGSITLDGEDVLAMSVDERARAGMFLAMQYPVEIPGVTVSNFLRTAKTAIDGEAPALRGWVKDLRSSMADLKMDPAFAERNVNEGFSGGEKKRHEIMQLELLKPRFAVLDETDSGLDVDALKIVSEGVNRAKAATGLGVLLITHYTRILRYIKPDFVHVFVAGKVAEQGGPELAERLENEGYDRYVQAAAATTAE; this is translated from the coding sequence ATGTCCACTCTGGAAATCCGCGACCTGCAGGTCTCGATCGACACCGACCAGGGCACGAAGGAGATCCTGAAGGGTGTCGACCTCACCATCAACGAGGGCGAGATCCACGCGATCATGGGGCCGAACGGGTCCGGCAAGTCGACCCTGGCCTACACGATCGCCGGTCACCCGCGCTACCACGTCGTCGGCGGCTCGATCACCCTCGACGGCGAGGACGTCCTCGCGATGAGCGTCGACGAGCGCGCCCGGGCGGGCATGTTCCTCGCGATGCAGTACCCCGTCGAGATCCCGGGCGTCACGGTGTCGAACTTCCTGCGCACCGCGAAGACCGCGATCGACGGCGAGGCCCCGGCGCTCCGCGGCTGGGTCAAGGACCTCCGCAGCTCGATGGCCGACCTCAAGATGGACCCGGCGTTCGCCGAGCGCAACGTCAACGAGGGCTTCTCCGGTGGCGAGAAGAAGCGCCACGAGATCATGCAGCTCGAGCTCCTCAAGCCCCGGTTCGCGGTGCTCGACGAGACCGACTCCGGCCTCGACGTCGACGCGCTGAAGATCGTGTCCGAGGGCGTCAACCGCGCCAAGGCCGCGACCGGCCTGGGCGTGCTGCTCATCACGCACTACACGCGCATCCTCCGCTACATCAAGCCGGATTTCGTGCACGTGTTCGTCGCGGGCAAGGTCGCCGAGCAGGGCGGCCCCGAGCTCGCCGAGCGTCTCGAGAACGAGGGCTACGACCGCTACGTGCAGGCCGCTGCCGCGACGACGGCGGAGTGA
- a CDS encoding non-heme iron oxygenase ferredoxin subunit, producing MAEKVCAESEITVDSPMRVVVDGTAVAIVKDSAGAVHAIGDTCTHGDISLAEGFVEGDTLECWAHGSRFSLATGKPQNFPAYEPVPVFRVEVRDGDVYVDVHDPVPVD from the coding sequence ATGGCCGAGAAGGTCTGCGCCGAGTCGGAGATCACCGTCGACAGCCCGATGCGGGTCGTCGTCGACGGCACAGCGGTCGCGATCGTGAAGGACTCCGCGGGTGCGGTGCACGCCATCGGCGACACCTGCACGCACGGCGACATCTCGCTGGCCGAGGGCTTCGTCGAGGGGGACACCCTCGAGTGCTGGGCGCACGGCTCGCGGTTCTCGCTGGCCACCGGCAAGCCGCAGAACTTCCCGGCCTACGAGCCGGTCCCGGTCTTCCGGGTCGAGGTCCGGGACGGCGACGTGTACGTCGACGTCCACGACCCCGTACCCGTCGACTGA
- the sufD gene encoding Fe-S cluster assembly protein SufD translates to MSSTTPTPRIDQPVAPAPGSEQHGAKAHSDGGWDAPTADGAEKKVPVQTRSERPQSGDLEAFPPVTGREVNWKFAPIAKLQPLLDGGLDGSAYPFLARQTEGADVEWGRSDDPAVGTAGLPEDRAAAAAWTARDAVLKVTVKATEAHESITITRSDFGSQARAAHTVITAEQHAQGIVVIDNRGSALLSENVEIVVRDGARLTVVSLQDWDDDAVHVSTQFAEVGRDAFLKHVVVSLGGDVVRVNPSTHLGAQGADTEMYGVYFADAGQYIEQQVYVNHDAPNTRGRVNYKGALQGEGAHTVWIGDVLIGRAGDGTDSYEQNRNLVLTDGTRADSIPNLEIETGNIEGAGHASATGRFDDEQLFYLQARGIPEEEARRLVVLGFLVEVIQKIGAPELEERLIAAVEQELAAGRTVIAEPEAGAEQADA, encoded by the coding sequence GTGAGCAGCACCACGCCCACCCCCCGCATCGACCAGCCGGTCGCCCCGGCCCCCGGCTCGGAGCAGCACGGCGCGAAGGCGCACTCCGACGGCGGCTGGGACGCCCCGACCGCCGACGGCGCCGAGAAGAAGGTCCCGGTCCAGACGCGCTCCGAGCGTCCGCAGTCCGGCGACCTCGAAGCCTTCCCGCCCGTGACCGGGCGTGAGGTGAACTGGAAGTTCGCGCCGATCGCCAAGCTGCAGCCGTTGCTCGACGGCGGGCTCGACGGATCCGCGTACCCGTTCCTCGCCCGTCAGACCGAGGGTGCCGACGTCGAGTGGGGTCGCAGCGACGACCCGGCCGTCGGGACCGCTGGCCTGCCGGAGGACCGTGCGGCCGCGGCGGCCTGGACCGCGCGCGACGCTGTGCTGAAGGTCACCGTGAAGGCGACCGAGGCCCACGAGTCGATCACGATCACGCGGTCCGACTTCGGCTCGCAGGCTCGTGCCGCACACACGGTCATCACCGCCGAGCAGCACGCGCAGGGCATCGTCGTGATCGACAACCGCGGGTCCGCACTGCTCAGCGAGAACGTCGAGATCGTCGTGCGGGACGGCGCTCGCCTGACCGTCGTCAGCCTGCAGGACTGGGACGACGACGCCGTGCACGTGTCGACGCAGTTCGCCGAGGTCGGCCGTGACGCCTTCCTCAAGCACGTGGTCGTCTCGCTCGGCGGTGACGTCGTGCGCGTCAACCCGTCGACGCACCTCGGGGCGCAGGGCGCGGACACCGAGATGTACGGCGTGTACTTCGCGGACGCCGGGCAGTACATCGAGCAGCAGGTCTACGTGAACCACGACGCGCCGAACACGCGCGGCCGGGTCAACTACAAGGGCGCGCTGCAGGGCGAGGGCGCGCACACGGTCTGGATCGGCGACGTGCTCATCGGCCGTGCCGGCGACGGGACCGACTCGTACGAGCAGAACCGCAACCTGGTACTCACGGACGGCACGCGTGCGGACAGCATCCCGAACCTCGAGATCGAGACGGGCAACATCGAGGGCGCCGGGCACGCGAGTGCGACCGGGCGGTTCGACGACGAGCAGCTGTTCTACCTGCAGGCCCGCGGCATCCCCGAGGAAGAGGCCCGTCGCCTCGTCGTCCTGGGCTTCCTCGTCGAGGTCATCCAGAAGATCGGCGCACCCGAGCTCGAGGAGCGTCTCATCGCCGCGGTCGAGCAGGAGCTCGCCGCCGGCCGGACCGTGATCGCCGAGCCCGAGGCCGGCGCCGAGCAGGCGGACGCCTGA